One genomic region from Longimicrobium sp. encodes:
- a CDS encoding type II toxin-antitoxin system VapC family toxin has translation MRRTEVLIDTAFAIALLNVDDEHHVAAVTLGTQLRNQVRLVLTRPVCLEIGNAMSDPRRRAQTARFLAGMAADPNVEILPWSESVYSQALALFRSRPDKAWSLTDCTSFVVMRDRGITDALTTDNHFRQAGFQPLLRPAAN, from the coding sequence ATGAGGAGGACTGAGGTTCTCATCGACACGGCGTTCGCGATCGCGTTGCTCAACGTGGACGACGAGCATCATGTCGCCGCCGTTACGCTCGGAACCCAGCTGCGCAATCAGGTCAGGCTCGTGCTGACGAGGCCGGTGTGCCTGGAGATCGGCAACGCGATGTCCGACCCGCGTCGCCGCGCTCAGACTGCGCGTTTCCTCGCAGGCATGGCAGCTGATCCCAATGTCGAGATCCTTCCGTGGAGTGAGTCCGTGTATTCTCAAGCTCTCGCACTCTTCCGCAGCCGGCCCGACAAGGCGTGGAGCCTGACGGACTGCACATCGTTCGTAGTCATGCGCGATCGCGGGATCACGGACGCGCTCACGACGGACAACCACTTTCGCCAGGCAGGCTTTCAACCGCTGCTCCGGCCCGCCGCGAACTGA